GCGGTCGATGTCGGCGCTGACGCGGACGACCGCGCGGCCCGGACCGACGAGCGTGGCGAACATCGAGTCGACCCGCGCGGCGAGGGCGTCCTCGTAGGCCTGCCGCTCCTGGAGGGCGCGGTCGCCACCGCTGCCGCCGTCGGCCGTGAGCAGTGAGCCGGTCGAGTCGGTGACGCTGACGTCACCGGGGGCGAGACCCGGGACCGCGGAGGCGACCAGGTGGGTGATGGCGTCGACGGTGTCCTCGGGCAGCGTCGAGCCGCTGTCGACGAGGACTGACGCACGGGCCGCCTCGGCGTCCTCGGTGAACAGCCGCTTCTCCGGCAGGGCGAGGTGGACCTGGGCGCTGCGCACGCCGTCGATCTCGGTGAGCGACGACGCCAGTGTCGCCTCGAGGCCGCGCTGGTAGGCGACCTGCTGCTGGAACGACGACGACGTGAGGCCCTTCTCGTCGAAGGCTGCCCAGCCGCCCTGGGTCTTGCCGGCGGGCAGGCCCGCGGCCGCCACATCGAGGCGCTGCTGCTGCACGGCGTCCTTCGGGACCAGCACGGTGCTCCCGCCGCCGGTCAGCTGGTAGGGCACCCCGGCCGCCTCGAGGTGGTCGGTGACCGCCGCGGCGTCCTCGGCCTCGAGGCCGGCGAGGAGCACGGAGTACGTCGGGGCGCTGGCCCACCGCACGAAGGCGCTCCCACCCACGACGGCGACCACACCGAGCAGCCCGATGATGACGAGCTGCGAGGGCGAGAAGCCCTTGAGGACACCGAGGGCTCGGGTGCGCAGGGCGTTGACGTCGACAGCGGGCATCAGACCTGCATCCTCATGATCTCCTGGTAGGCCTCGACGGCGCGGTTGCGCAGCGCGACGGTGAGCTCGACGCCGAGCTGGGCCTTGGCGGCGGCGGCGGTGAACTGGTGGACGTCCTGCAGCTCGCCGGTGGCGACGCCGGCGGCCAGGCCGTCGGCCTTGTTGGTGAGCTTGCTGACCGACTGCAGGCTCTCGGCGAAGCCGCCGCCGGTCGCGGCGGCAGGCCCACTGCTGATCGTCGGCGGGACGAAGGGGGTTGCGCCGACCGGCCCGATGCTCACGACTGCGTCCCGATGCGCAGGGCGGTGCGGTAGGCGTCGCGCGCCTGGGTCATCACCGAGAGGTTCGCCTGGTAGAGCCGGCTCGCCATGAGCAGGTGCGTCATCTCCTGCGACAGGTCGACCTTGGGGCGGGTCACGTAGCCCTCCGCGTCGGCGAGCGGGTTGTCGGGGTCGAAGACGACGTCGGGTGCGCCACCGGCGACCTCGATGCCAGTGACGTCGACGCCGGCCTGGCCGGTGCGCGCCTGCGCGACGACGAGGCGCGCACGGAACGGCTCCTCGCCCGCGGGGCGCACCGTGTCGACGTTGGCGACGTTGTCGGAGACCGCCTCCATCCAGGTGCGGCCGAGGGTGACCCCGCTGGCCGCGGCGTCGAGGGCGCCGAACATGCTCATCGGATCGCCGCCCGCAGGATGGCGTGGCGGTAGTTGGCGGCCTGCACGAGCGCCTCGTACTGCAGCCCGGAGCGCATCAGCGACGTCGCCTCGGACTCGAGCTCGACGGTGTTGCCGTCCTCGCGGGCCTGGCCTCCGCCGTCGACGACCTCGAAGGAGGCCTCACGCGGACGGCCTGCCGCGAGCGCCGCGGACAGGCTGCTCTCGAACTCGACGCGCTGGGCGCGGTAGCCGGGAGTCATCGCGTTGGCGATGTTCTGCGACGTCACGCGCTGGCGCAGCGCGACGCCGTCGAGGGCGCGCTCGAGCGCTCCCGAGACTCTGTCGTCGAACATGCGGCTCACCTCGCATGAGGTGCGCAGGGTCCCTGCCGTGGGTGCGCGGTGCCGTCCGTGTTGCTCGACCATCGGTCCCTGTGACCGTGTGATGACGGACCGTCAGGGTCATCTCCCGAGACCACCCGTACGGGCCATCACGACATGGCCCGCCCCGTCCCCGTCGAGGAGTCAGGCGGAGTAGGCGCGCTCGCGCTCGAGCTGGGTTCGCTGGGCGGCGACGGCGCGCTCCGCCTCGTCCATGCGGGCCACGACGGCGAGGGCGCGCAGTCGCAGCCGAGGGGGTACGCCGCCCTCCGGTCCGCCGGTCGGGACGGGGAGGGTGGAGGCGCCCGTGCGCGCGCCGGCGACGACTGCGGCGGCCCAGGCGTCGAGGGCGTCGAGGTGATCGTCCCAGCCGTCGCCGTGCATCAGGACGCCCGCGCGGTGAGGGTGCAGCAGGACGCCCGCCACGCCTCCTGCAGCGGGGCCAGGACCTCCAGCGCGTCGGCGATGCCGGTGCCGCCCCGCGCCGTCGAGGCATCGAGCAGCCGGGTCCAGCACCAGGTGTAGAGCGCGTCGAGGTGGCTCGCGAGGTCGCCCGCGTCGTGGTTGAGGGTGCTGCGCAGCTCCAGCACGATGTCCTGGGCCTTCTGGATGCGGGGGAGCGCGGCGAGGTGCTGCTGCTCGCCCTGCAGTCGCTGGGCGGAGCGCAGCGCACCGACGGCAGCGTCGTACAGCATGGCGGTGAGCTCCGCGGGGCTCGCGGTCATGACGCGGTCGACCAGGTAGCGCTCGGAGGCTGCTGCGGCGATGTCCATGGAGGGTCCTTCCTCGGCGGCGAACCGTCCGTGGTCCGCAGGTGCCCATCGGCGGGGTGCCGACGGGGTCGTTCGCCCGATCAGGCGAGACCGCCGATCTGCGCGTTGAGCCGGGCCGACTGGCTGCGCAGGGCGTTCATCATCACGTCGAGCTGGGAGAACTGGCGGCGGTAGCGGGCCTCCGTGGTCCGGAGGCGCGAGTCCATCGCGTCCATCTGCTTCTGGCGGCTGCCGGCCTCGGTGCCCGCGGCGTTGCGGGCCGTCACGACGAACCCTTCGCCCGTCCCGTCCCGCTTCGCGGCGTCGGCAACCGACTTCGCAAAGCCCGAGAGCAGGGCGGCGACACCGTCGGGGTCGTCGGCGACCGCCTTGGACAGCACCGTGTCGTCGAGGGTGAAGGTGCCCTGGCGGGTGACCGTGATGCCGATCTGGCTGAGTGCCTTCTTGTCCGTGGCCGAAGTCGCGGTCGAGGCCAGCACGAACAGCCCCGACGTCAGGCTCCGCGCGCTCGAGTCGCTCGCGAGCGGCCCGCCCTTCGCGCCGCCGGTGCCCTGCTTGGTCTGGGTGCTGACGCCGTTGATGAGGGAGTTGGCTGCGTCGACGAGCGCCTTCGTGCGGCTCACCAGACCGGGGACGTCGCGGGTCACCGCGACAGTGGTCTCGGCGGTGCCCCCGACGGGCGCCGCCTTGACGAGGTTGAGGGTCACACCGGGGACGAGGTCGGTGACGGTGTTGCTGCTGCGACGGACCGTGAGCCCACCCATCTCGAGCACCGCGTCCGATGCCGCACGGACCGTGGACAGGCCGCTCTCGAGCGCGGCGATGCCGCTGCTGGTGATGGTGAGCGCACCTGCACTGCCGGTCGCCGCCGCCGTGAGGACGAGCCGCGACGGGGCGGCGCTGCCGTCGCGCAGGTCCACCACGCTCGCCGACACCGGCGACCCGGCGACGGCGAGCTCGGCGGCGAGCTGCTGCGCGGTGGTCGTGGCGTCGGTGCGCACGACCACGGCGGTGGCCGTACCGGCGCGCAGCGAGGTCCCGAGCGAGAGGGTGAGGCCGCCGGTCGAGTAGGAGCCGCTGCCGTCGAGCGCGGTCAGCACCTGCTCGGTGCCACCGTCCACGGTCAGCTTGCCGTCGGTCCCCGTGGCCGTCGCTCCGTCGAGGCCGAGGGCGGCGGCCGCAGACCCGCTGACCGCGAGCGTCACGGCGGAGCCCTCGGCGCGGGTAGATACCGCGAGCCGCCCGGACACGACCGCCACGGTGACGTCCGGACCGAGCGCGGCACCGAGGTCGGTGGCGAGCGCGTCGACGCTGGCGTAGGACGCCTGCAGCGTCGCCGAGCGGGTGGAGCCGTCGGCCAACGTGATCATCAGCTCGCCACCGGAGTCCAGCGGGGGAGCGGTCGTGCCGGTGGCGGTCGCGGCCGCGGAGGACTGGGTCACGACCACGGCGTGGCGCCCGGTCGTCGCGGTCCCGTCGGCGGTCAGGCCGGTGAGACCGATCCCCGACGTCCCCGCGCTCACCAGGGCGCTACCGGCACCGACGAGGCTGGTGGCTCCTGGCAGGGCGGAGGAGGAGAGCTGCTGAGCGGCCGCGAGCGAGCGCACGATGAGCCCGACGCTGCCGAGCTGCGCGCCCGCTGCCGCGGTCGCGGTGATGCTGGTGCTGTCGCTCGAGGACGCGACGGAGCCGGCCACCTTGGTCGGCGTCGACAGCGCGTCGGCGGCGGTGCGCAGTGAGGAGAGCCGGCCGGCGAGGTCGGCCCAGGCGGTCTGGCGCGACAGCGCCGACAGGCGCAGCGTGTTGTAGCGGCTCTGGTTGGAGCGCTCGGCCGACATGAGCTGGTTGACGATCGACTCGGTGTCGAGGCCCGAGCCCAGCCCTCCGATGGACGCCACCGGTCCTCACCTCCCCTGCTGTCGGTGCTGCTGCCCGCCTGCCGCGGCGGCGACCGGGGTCCGGATCGCCGCCGCGGCAGGAGTGGGCGGTGGTGCTGTCTGGTGCTGGCTACTAGCCGCGCAGGAGGCTGAGGACGCCCTGCGAGGACTGGTTGGCCTGGGCGAGCATCGCGGTACCGGCCTGGCTGAGGATCTGGTTGCGGGAGAAGGTGGTCATCTCCTGCGCCACGTCGGTGTCGCGCACGCGGCTCTCCGACGCCGAGAGGTTCTCGATCGTCACGCCGAGGTTGGCGATGGTGTGCTCCAGGCGGTTCTGGGTCGCACCGATCTTGCCTCGGGCCGCGCTCACCGCGTCGATCTGCGTGTCGACGTCGGCGATGTTCGTGATGCCCGTGGTGCCGGCACCGAGAGCCGTGGCGACGGCCCCCAGGTCGAGGGTGATCGCGAGGCTGACGGTGTCGCTGTCGTCGGCACCGACCTGGAACGCGCCGCTGTAGGAGCCGTCGAGCAGGGTCAGCCCGTTGAACTTGGTGCTGGTCCCCACCCGGGTGATCTCCGAGGCGAGCTCCTTGTACTCGTCGTCCAGAGCGGTTCCCGAGGCGGTGCTGTTGCCACCGCTGTTGGCCTTCTGGACGGCGAGGTCGCGCATGCGCTGCAGGACGGCGTGGACCTCGTTGAGGGCGCCTTCTGCGGTCTGCGCGACCGAGACGCCGTCCTGGGAGTTGCGGACGGCGACCTTGTGACCGTTGACCTGCGAGCGCAGCTTCTCGCTGTTGACGAGACCGGCCGCGTCGTCGGCTGCCCGGTTGATGCGGTACCCGGAGGACAGCTTCTCCAGGCTCTTGCCCATCTGCCCCTCGGTGACGCTGAGGTTGCGGTAGGCGTTCATCGCCGCGATGTTGGTGTTCACGCGAAGCGACATGGTGGTGCTCCCATCCGTAGAGGTGTCTGACCGCCCCGCATCCGTGCCGGGCACGGTCCCTATCGGGGGTCCTCGCGGGAGTGGAGTCACCTGACCGGGTGACGCGCGAACGGCCGGCCCGCTCAGGGGACCGGCCGTTCGTCGTACGCGGCTAGCGCAGGAGCGACAGGACGCCCTGCGACGAGCTGTTGGCCTGGGCCAGCATGGCGGTGCCCGCCTGGGACAGGATCTGGCTGCGGCTGAACGCCGTCATCTCCTGCGCGACGTCGGTGTCGCGCACCCGGCTCTCCGACGCCGAGAGGTTCTCGACGGCGACGCCCAGGTTGGCGATGGTGTGCTCGATGCGGTTCTGGGTCGCACCGATCTTCCCGCGGGCGGCGGAGACGGCGTCGATCTGGGTGTCGACGGTGGCGATGGTGCCGGCCGTGGTGCCCAGGGCGGTCTCCACCGCGCCGAGGTCGAGCGTGACGGCGAGGCTGATCGTGTCGCTGTCGTCGGCCCCGACCTGGAAGGTGCCGGAGTAGGCGCCGTCCAGCAGGGTCTGGCCGTTGAACTTCGTGCTGGTGCCGATCCGGCCGACCTCCGCGGCGAGCTCGGCGTACTCGTCGTCGAGAGCGGTGTTGGCCGCCGTCGAGTTGCCGCCCGCGTTGGACTTCTGGACGGCCAGGTCGCGCATGCGCTGCAGGACCGAGTGGACCTCGTTGAGCGCGCCCTCAGCCGTCTGCGCGACCGAGACGCCGTCCTGGGCGTTGCGGCTCGCGACCTTCAGGCCGTTGACCTGCGAGCGCAGCTTCTCGCTGTTGACGAGGCCGGCGGCGTCGTCTGCTGCGCGGTTGATGCGGAACCCCGAGGACAGCTTCTCGAGGCTCTTGCCCATCTGCCCCTCGGTGACCGTGAGGTTCCGATAGGCGTTCATCGCTGCGGTGTTGGTGTTCACCCTCAGAGACATGGTGCTTCTCCCGTCCGTGTTGGTCGTGCCGCCGTGGCATCCGTGCCGCGGCTACAACACTCATCGGGTCGGGAGTGGCTCGTCCCCCTTACCCGACAGGGTGGTCCCCAGGGCCTGGGCGAGGTCGCGGTCCAGCTCGTCGACGTCAGCGACACGGGCGAGGTGTCGTCGCGCTGCCTCGAGGCGGCCGAGCGCCGCGAGGCAGCGCGCCCGGCCGCGGGCGCCGTCGTCGCCGTCGACGGTCCGCCAGACGGCCAGTGCCCGTCGCGGCGCGCTCGTCTCCAGGTCCCCGGCCAGCTGCACGACGACGTCGCGGGGCCTCGAGGCGGCCAGCAGCGCGATCTCGCAGTCGGCCCGTACCGCGTCGGCGGACGCGCTGCCTTCCTGGCTCGGCAGCCCCTGCGGCAGACGGTCCGGCAGCGGCGCGTCGAGCACCTCGAGCGCGCCGTCGTGGTCACCACCGGCGTGCAGGGCTGCAGCCAGCGCGGTCCGGCTGGGGCTGTCGCCGGGCGCGAGCGCCAGGGCCAGCCGGGCGTGCCGCTCCGCCGTCTCCGCGTCGTCGGCGTGCACGGCCACCTGGGCGAGCGCCCGGTGGCACAGCGTGCGCACCACCCGCTCGGCGTCGGGCAGCTGGGCCAGGCAGGAGAGGTACGCCGCGACCGCGTCCGTGCGCCTGGCCTGCCCGTGCAGCGCCCGCGCCAGCTCGAAGGCGCTGCGCCAGCCCGGCTCGTCGCGGGCCTGCAGCTGCGCGAGCCTGGCGTTGCGCGCCGCGGTCCCCTTGGCGCGCAGGACCTCCGGCAGGTGACCGCTGTGCTCCAGGAGCAGCCCCGGCAGCGCCCGCAGGTCTGCAGGGGGGCCCACCGGCTCCAGGTGCTCGTGGACCCGGCCGACCCAGCGCAGCCGACTGCGCCGGAACACCGTGGTGCGGCGCTGGACGGTCCGGCCGTCGGCACCGAGGTGGTGGACCTGCGAGACCAGGCCGTCACCGGTGCCGAGGGCAGACCGCAGGGCGGGGACGTCCACCGCGGCGACCACCTCGTCGGCGTCGATGTGGAGCACCCAGTCGCTGCGCGCGTGCTCGAGCGCTGCGTTGCGGGCGGCCGCGAAGTCGTCGGTCCAGGGGATGTGCACGACCCGGGCGCCCATCGCGACCGCGATGGCGACCGTGCCGTCGAGCGAGCCGGTGTCGGCGACGACGACCTCGTCGACGACGTCGCGCAGGGACGCCAGGCACAGAGGAAGCCGCTCCTGCTCGTCGCGCACGATGAGGACGGCGCTGAGCTCGGGCGCGGCGACGGGGAGCGGCGGCGCGGTCGCCAGTGCACGCCACGCGGCGGCGGTGGTGGCCAGCAGGAGCGCGTCGGCCCTGGCCGCGCGGGTCGCCGCGTCGACGGGTTGCAGGTCGACGGGTCGCTCGTCGTCCGCGACGACCGCGACCGCCGTGTCCGGGCCGACTGCCGCCGCCACCGCCGGTCCGACAGCGCCGGCCGAGACGGTCACCAGTTCTGCGTCGGCGTCCGCGGGCCAGGTCGTCTGCAGGTGCTCGACCGCGGCCGCGACCTGGTCGGGCCGGGTGACGACGAGGACGACCGTCGCCGGTGGCGTCACCTCAGGAACGACGCGAGTGACGGCAGGTTGGCCCGGCTCGCTGCGCCGAGCGCGGCCTCGTAGCCCGACTGCGCGGAGTTGAGCGTCAGCACGGCGGCGGCCAGGTCGACGTCCTCGAGCTCGCTGCGGCGGGCGGCGAGGTCCTCACCGGCGACCGCCCCGGCGCTGTCGGCAGCCGAGACCCGGTTGGCCGTCGCGCCCACCTGCGCAAGTGCCCGCAGCACCCGGTCCTGACCGCGGTCCACCGCGACCGAGCTCGCCCTGGTCGCCGTGGCGTCCCCGGCCCGCACCGCGGCCGACAGCGACGTCAGCGTCGCGAAGGCGTCCTCGCCGGCGCTGAAGCCGAGCAGGTCCGCTCCGTCGACGTTGATCTGGAGGGTGATGGTCGGGCTGACCTGGCGCTGCACGACCCCGCCGTCGCCGGCGTAGCTGACGGTCCCGTCGGGCGCGGTGGCGAGCGCGGCCTGGCCGAAACCCGCGAACAGCGGTCGGCCCAGGTGACGGGTCGACGCGAGGTCCTTGAGCTCGCTGCGCAGCTGGTCGATCTCGGCGGCGATCGCCTCGCGGCCGTCGGCGGAGAGCCCGCCGTTGACCGCGGAGGTCGCCAGCGAGCGGACCCTGGTCATGAGGGTCGACATCGACTGCAGGGCTCCGTCGGCGGTGTCGAGCCAGCCCCGCGCGTCGGTCGCGACCCGGCGGAAGGACTGCCAGTCGGCCTCCTGCGCGCGGTAGCGCCCGGCAGCCGTCGCCGACGGCGCGTCTTCGGACCAGCTGTTGATGCGCTTGCCTGAGGACAGCTGTCGGGACACGTCCTGGACGCGGCCGAGCGCGCCGCCGAGGCCCTGGACCGTCTGCAGGTAGGCGCTGCTAGAGCTGACGCGCACGGGTTACCTCCCCATCCGGTTGATGAGCGTGTCGAGCATCTCGTCGACGATCGCGATGACCTTCGCCGCGGCCTCGTAGCTGTGCTGGTACCGGACGAGGTCGACCATCTCCTCGTCGACGTTGACGCCGTTGAGGCTGGCGCGGGTCTGCGCCGCGCTGCCGAGCCCGAGCTCGGCGGCCCGTGCGGATCGGGCGGCGTCGCTGGCGGCCTGGCCGACGCGGCCGGCGAAGGCCCGCGCCGCGTCGCCCACGGTCGCACCCCCCACGGCTGCGGTGGTGCGCAGCCGCGCCATCGCGATCGCGCCGTTGCCGTCCGCCGCTGCTCCCGTGGCCGACGCGGCGACCTCGTCTCCCGTCAGCCCGGCCCGCAGGTCGAGGTCGCCCGCGCTCGTCGCGCTGAAGAAGTCGCCGCCGGCGGCACCGTTGCGGTCGAAGCCCTGCTGGTGGATGGCGTTGACCGCGTCACGCAGGCCGAGTGCCAGGGCGTCGAGCTGGCTCCGGTACGACGGGAGGTCCACCTTGACGACGCTCAGGTAGCCGCCGACCTCACCGCGCGGCGACAGCGGTGCGCCGGTCGCGGTCGTGAGGGTCGGTCCGGCGCCCATCGCCAGCCCCTCGCTGGTGCCGCGCGACACCAGACGGGTGTCACCGAGCCAGACCTCGACGGTCTGGTCGTCGCCCGGCACGACGCGTGTCCCGAGCAGCTGGCTCAACCGGTCGAGGGCGTTGTCGCGCTGGTCGTAGAGGTCGTTGGGGTTCTGGCCCGAGCTGGTCGCGTCGGCGATCGTCTGGTTGAGGGTCGCGACCAGGCCGAGCAGCCCGTCGGCCTCCTGGGTCTGGTCGTCGATGCGCTGGGTGACCTCGCCGACGACGGCGTCTAGCTCCTCCGCGCTGCTGCGGAGGCCCGCGGCGAGGTCGGCGCCCGCCGCGAGCACGCTGGCGCGGGTGGCCGGGTCCTGCGGCGTCAGAGACAGCTGGTCCCACGCGGCGAAGAAGCGCGACAGCGCCTCCGGGGTGCCCTCGGCGTAGGGCCCCAGCACGCTCTCTGCGCGGTCCAGGGCACTGCTCCGTGCGGTCGCCGCGCCCGTGATGGAGGCCTCGCTGCGGAAGGCCACGTCGGCGAGCCGGTCGCGCAGCCGCTCCACCGACAAGACGGTGACGCCGGTGCCGCGCTGACCGTCACCGCGCATTCCCGCCGTACCCGGTGTGGGGGTCGACGTGCTGACCTCCAGCCGCTGCCGGGTGAAGCCGGCGGTGCCGCTGTTGGCGACGTTGTGCGCGGCGACCTCGACGGCGCGCTGCGCCGCCTGAAGCGCCGACGCGCCGATGCCCAGGCTCGAGAACGACATCTAGAGGCTCTGCTCCACGCGCGGGGCCGGGTCGCCGGTCGACCAGCCCCGGCCGTAGGCGGTCGGGACCGCCTCCTGCTCGCTGTCGCCCCGGCCGTCGAGGCGCTGGAGCGTGTCGGCGAGGCTGCGCGAGCCGGCCTCGGCGAGGCGTCGGGTCGCGATGAGCAGCTCGGTGATCTCCTCGGCGCCGCGGCGCAGCCCGGTCTGGGCATCGGCCAGCACGGTGCGCCACGGCTCGGGGGCGTCGGCGACGAGGTCTGACAGCGACGGCTCCGCGCCGTGATCGGCGCTCAGACCGCGGGCCGCAGCGACCGACTGCACCGCGACGGCCCGTTCGACCTCGAGGACC
This genomic interval from Mycobacteriales bacterium contains the following:
- the fliF gene encoding flagellar basal-body MS-ring/collar protein FliF translates to MPAVDVNALRTRALGVLKGFSPSQLVIIGLLGVVAVVGGSAFVRWASAPTYSVLLAGLEAEDAAAVTDHLEAAGVPYQLTGGGSTVLVPKDAVQQQRLDVAAAGLPAGKTQGGWAAFDEKGLTSSSFQQQVAYQRGLEATLASSLTEIDGVRSAQVHLALPEKRLFTEDAEAARASVLVDSGSTLPEDTVDAITHLVASAVPGLAPGDVSVTDSTGSLLTADGGSGGDRALQERQAYEDALAARVDSMFATLVGPGRAVVRVSADIDRSDTTIDRETFDKDGTAVLSSDTTSETYTTAPGAIAAGAVGQPTPSPSASGDSGYAKSQTSTVNGVSRTVTHELVAPGGVKRLSVAVAVDRNAKNAPSVAEITSLVSAAVGLDPSRGDTIAVTTPSFLLPEEATTEAAAAGASITDQAQAYAGPALGALLLLLVAGGLLRTVKRAATSEVPADQLTAAIEGARSGARGLPAGTPAALPIGAVPAPRSDGDLMTRLDDSTDEVTGLLRGWLANAGTGER
- the fliE gene encoding flagellar hook-basal body complex protein FliE, with the protein product MSIGPVGATPFVPPTISSGPAAATGGGFAESLQSVSKLTNKADGLAAGVATGELQDVHQFTAAAAKAQLGVELTVALRNRAVEAYQEIMRMQV
- the flgC gene encoding flagellar basal body rod protein FlgC, yielding MSMFGALDAAASGVTLGRTWMEAVSDNVANVDTVRPAGEEPFRARLVVAQARTGQAGVDVTGIEVAGGAPDVVFDPDNPLADAEGYVTRPKVDLSQEMTHLLMASRLYQANLSVMTQARDAYRTALRIGTQS
- the fliS gene encoding flagellar export chaperone FliS; the protein is MDIAAAASERYLVDRVMTASPAELTAMLYDAAVGALRSAQRLQGEQQHLAALPRIQKAQDIVLELRSTLNHDAGDLASHLDALYTWCWTRLLDASTARGGTGIADALEVLAPLQEAWRASCCTLTARAS
- the fliD gene encoding flagellar filament capping protein FliD; the encoded protein is MASIGGLGSGLDTESIVNQLMSAERSNQSRYNTLRLSALSRQTAWADLAGRLSSLRTAADALSTPTKVAGSVASSSDSTSITATAAAGAQLGSVGLIVRSLAAAQQLSSSALPGATSLVGAGSALVSAGTSGIGLTGLTADGTATTGRHAVVVTQSSAAATATGTTAPPLDSGGELMITLADGSTRSATLQASYASVDALATDLGAALGPDVTVAVVSGRLAVSTRAEGSAVTLAVSGSAAAALGLDGATATGTDGKLTVDGGTEQVLTALDGSGSYSTGGLTLSLGTSLRAGTATAVVVRTDATTTAQQLAAELAVAGSPVSASVVDLRDGSAAPSRLVLTAAATGSAGALTITSSGIAALESGLSTVRAASDAVLEMGGLTVRRSSNTVTDLVPGVTLNLVKAAPVGGTAETTVAVTRDVPGLVSRTKALVDAANSLINGVSTQTKQGTGGAKGGPLASDSSARSLTSGLFVLASTATSATDKKALSQIGITVTRQGTFTLDDTVLSKAVADDPDGVAALLSGFAKSVADAAKRDGTGEGFVVTARNAAGTEAGSRQKQMDAMDSRLRTTEARYRRQFSQLDVMMNALRSQSARLNAQIGGLA
- a CDS encoding flagellin; the protein is MSLRVNTNIAAMNAYRNLSVTEGQMGKSLEKLSSGYRINRAADDAAGLVNSEKLRSQVNGHKVAVRNSQDGVSVAQTAEGALNEVHAVLQRMRDLAVQKANSGGNSTASGTALDDEYKELASEITRVGTSTKFNGLTLLDGSYSGAFQVGADDSDTVSLAITLDLGAVATALGAGTTGITNIADVDTQIDAVSAARGKIGATQNRLEHTIANLGVTIENLSASESRVRDTDVAQEMTTFSRNQILSQAGTAMLAQANQSSQGVLSLLRG
- a CDS encoding flagellin; this encodes MSLRVNTNTAAMNAYRNLTVTEGQMGKSLEKLSSGFRINRAADDAAGLVNSEKLRSQVNGLKVASRNAQDGVSVAQTAEGALNEVHSVLQRMRDLAVQKSNAGGNSTAANTALDDEYAELAAEVGRIGTSTKFNGQTLLDGAYSGTFQVGADDSDTISLAVTLDLGAVETALGTTAGTIATVDTQIDAVSAARGKIGATQNRIEHTIANLGVAVENLSASESRVRDTDVAQEMTAFSRSQILSQAGTAMLAQANSSSQGVLSLLR
- a CDS encoding glycosyltransferase codes for the protein MTPPATVVLVVTRPDQVAAAVEHLQTTWPADADAELVTVSAGAVGPAVAAAVGPDTAVAVVADDERPVDLQPVDAATRAARADALLLATTAAAWRALATAPPLPVAAPELSAVLIVRDEQERLPLCLASLRDVVDEVVVADTGSLDGTVAIAVAMGARVVHIPWTDDFAAARNAALEHARSDWVLHIDADEVVAAVDVPALRSALGTGDGLVSQVHHLGADGRTVQRRTTVFRRSRLRWVGRVHEHLEPVGPPADLRALPGLLLEHSGHLPEVLRAKGTAARNARLAQLQARDEPGWRSAFELARALHGQARRTDAVAAYLSCLAQLPDAERVVRTLCHRALAQVAVHADDAETAERHARLALALAPGDSPSRTALAAALHAGGDHDGALEVLDAPLPDRLPQGLPSQEGSASADAVRADCEIALLAASRPRDVVVQLAGDLETSAPRRALAVWRTVDGDDGARGRARCLAALGRLEAARRHLARVADVDELDRDLAQALGTTLSGKGDEPLPTR
- the flgL gene encoding flagellar hook-associated protein FlgL, with protein sequence MRVSSSSAYLQTVQGLGGALGRVQDVSRQLSSGKRINSWSEDAPSATAAGRYRAQEADWQSFRRVATDARGWLDTADGALQSMSTLMTRVRSLATSAVNGGLSADGREAIAAEIDQLRSELKDLASTRHLGRPLFAGFGQAALATAPDGTVSYAGDGGVVQRQVSPTITLQINVDGADLLGFSAGEDAFATLTSLSAAVRAGDATATRASSVAVDRGQDRVLRALAQVGATANRVSAADSAGAVAGEDLAARRSELEDVDLAAAVLTLNSAQSGYEAALGAASRANLPSLASFLR
- the flgK gene encoding flagellar hook-associated protein FlgK codes for the protein MSFSSLGIGASALQAAQRAVEVAAHNVANSGTAGFTRQRLEVSTSTPTPGTAGMRGDGQRGTGVTVLSVERLRDRLADVAFRSEASITGAATARSSALDRAESVLGPYAEGTPEALSRFFAAWDQLSLTPQDPATRASVLAAGADLAAGLRSSAEELDAVVGEVTQRIDDQTQEADGLLGLVATLNQTIADATSSGQNPNDLYDQRDNALDRLSQLLGTRVVPGDDQTVEVWLGDTRLVSRGTSEGLAMGAGPTLTTATGAPLSPRGEVGGYLSVVKVDLPSYRSQLDALALGLRDAVNAIHQQGFDRNGAAGGDFFSATSAGDLDLRAGLTGDEVAASATGAAADGNGAIAMARLRTTAAVGGATVGDAARAFAGRVGQAASDAARSARAAELGLGSAAQTRASLNGVNVDEEMVDLVRYQHSYEAAAKVIAIVDEMLDTLINRMGR